A single genomic interval of Tursiops truncatus isolate mTurTru1 chromosome 1, mTurTru1.mat.Y, whole genome shotgun sequence harbors:
- the MTMR11 gene encoding myotubularin-related protein 11 isoform X5: protein MWWGGRGQSFNVTPQKEEPEMGLSGPKSVQGSGMPEPRSHQLGSCLASGCLPVNGLSRVQLLRPGSLLKFIPEEILIHGQDFRLLRVGFEAGGLEPQAFQSETKDGMSFLLQVTMAIVQARAQNSQAQQYAGITLSKAGQSSGSRKPPIPLLETSEDWEIERKKQGARGWRVSTVNERFDVATSLPRYFWVPNRTLDSEVRRAFGHFHQSRGPRLSWHHPGGSDLLRCGGFYTASDPNKDDIRVVESMFQAGHSDIVLVDTMDELPSLADVQLAHLRLRALCLPDSSVAEDKWLSALDGTRWLDYVRSCLRKASDISVLVTSRVRSVVLQERGDRDFNGLLSSLVQLLSAPEARTLLGFQSLVQREWVAAGHPFLTRLGGTGASEEAPVFLLFLDCVWQLLQQSPAEFEFSEFFLLALHDSVRVPDTLTFLRDTPWERGKQSGQFNTYTQVYTAGYSQPPAGNSVNPQLSVWDWDLRYSKEQILQFHNLGYDPEHCPDSWLPRQQPSFMVPGPPSSVWLFSRGALTPLNQLCPWRDSPSLLAVSSRWLPRPAISSESLADQEWGLPSHWGACPLPPGLLLPGYLGPQIRLWRRCYLRGRPEVQMGLSAPTISGLQAELAHLQELLRKWTPRISPEDHSKKRNPNTIMSQSR from the exons TGAATGGCCTGTCCCGAGTCCAGCTCCTCCGTCCAGGGTCCCTGCTTAAATTTATCCCTGAGGAGATTCTGATTCATGGCCAAGACTTCCGGCTACTCAGAGTTGGTTTTGAGGCTGGAGGACTAGAGCCACAGGCCTTTCAG TCTGAGACAAAGGATGGGATGTCCTTTCTTCTACAGGTGACCATGGCCATTGTCCAAGCCAGAGCTCAGAACAGTCAAGCCCAACAGTATGCAGGGATAACCCTGAGCAAGGCTG GCCAGAGTTCTGGTTCCAGAAAACCACCTATTCCCCTCTTGGAGACATCAGAAGACTGGGAGATTGAGCGAAAAAAgcagggggccaggggctggagggtcaGCACTGTCAACGAGAGGTTCGACGTAGCCACCAG CCTCCCCCGTTACTTCTGGGTCCCTAACCGAACTCTGGACAGTGAGGTCAGGAGAGCATTTGGCCACTTCCATCAGAGCCGTGGACCG CGCCTGTCCTGGCATCACCCTGGGGGTAGTGATCTTCTCCGCTGTGGTGGCTTCTATACAGCCAGTGACCCCAACAAGGATGATATCAG AGTAGTGGAGTCGATGTTCCAGGCTGGGCATTCAGACATTGTCCTGGTAGACACTATGGATGAGCTCCCCAGTCTTGCAGACGTCCAACTTGCCCACCTGAGGCTGAGGGCCCTCTGCCTGCCTG ATTCATCTGTGGCTGAGGATAAATGGCTCTCAGCTCTGGATGGAACACGATGGTTGGACTACGTCAG GTCTTGTCTTCGAAAGGCTAGTGACATCTCAGTCTTAGTGACATCCAGGGTTCGCTCTGTAGTACTTCAAG AGCGCGGTGATCGTGATTTCAATGGCCTCCTCTCTTCACTCGTCCAGCTGCTTTCAGCCCCTGAAGCCCGGACACTGCTTGGCTTCCAATCACTAGTGCAGCGAGAGTGGGTGGCAGCTGGACATCCTTTCCTGACCCGACTTGGGGGAACTGGGGCCAGTGAAGAG GCCCCAGTGTTTCTCCTCTTCCTTGATTGCGTCTGGCAGCTCCTCCAGCAGTCTCCAGCTGAGTTTGAATTCTCTGAGTTCTTCCTTCTTGCTCTTCATGACAGCGTCAGGGTTCCTGACACCCTTACATTCTTGAGAGACACTCCCTGGGAGCGTGGAAAGCAGAGTGGACAG TTCAACACCTATACACAAGTCTATACTGCAGGGtactcccagcccccagctgggAACTCTGTTAACCCACAGCTATCTGTCTGGGACTGGGACTTACGCTACAGCAAGGAACAGATACTACAGTTCCATAATCTTGGCTATGACCCAGAACACTGCCCAGATTCATGGCTCCCTAGACAGCAG CCAAGCTTCATGGTTCCTGGGCCCCCCAGTTCCGTGTGGCTCTTCTCTAGAGGGGCCCTGACCCCCCTGAATCAGCTCTGTCCTTGGCGGGACAGTCCCTCCCTGCTGGCAGTCTCTTCTCGTTGGCTCCCTCGACCTGCTATCTCCTCTGAAAGCCTGGCTGATCAGGAGTGGGGGCTCCCCTCACATTGGGGAGCTTGCCCTTTAcccccagggctgctgctgcctGGATATCTGGGACCCCAAATCAGGCTCTGGAGACGCTGCTACCTGAGGGGAAGGCCTGAGGTCCag ATGGGACTCTCAGCTCCCACGATCTCTGGCCTTCAGGCTGAGCTAGCCCATCTTCAGGAGTTATTAAGGAAATGGACACCAAGAATATCTCCTGAGGATCACTccaagaaaagaaatccaaataccATTATGTCCCAGTCCCGTTGA
- the MTMR11 gene encoding myotubularin-related protein 11 isoform X4 has product MEPEKCGGGAGARVSTSPPRRRSQRWGSLDQSLSRGVGCQSPGVISLAAAWPLDASQETPLSSEYDFSLANIGRLEAVNGLSRVQLLRPGSLLKFIPEEILIHGQDFRLLRVGFEAGGLEPQAFQSETKDGMSFLLQVTMAIVQARAQNSQAQQYAGITLSKAGQSSGSRKPPIPLLETSEDWEIERKKQGARGWRVSTVNERFDVATSLPRYFWVPNRTLDSEVRRAFGHFHQSRGPRLSWHHPGGSDLLRCGGFYTASDPNKDDIRVVESMFQAGHSDIVLVDTMDELPSLADVQLAHLRLRALCLPDSSVAEDKWLSALDGTRWLDYVRSCLRKASDISVLVTSRVRSVVLQERGDRDFNGLLSSLVQLLSAPEARTLLGFQSLVQREWVAAGHPFLTRLGGTGASEEAPVFLLFLDCVWQLLQQSPAEFEFSEFFLLALHDSVRVPDTLTFLRDTPWERGKQSGQFNTYTQVYTAGYSQPPAGNSVNPQLSVWDWDLRYSKEQILQFHNLGYDPEHCPDSWLPRQQPSFMVPGPPSSVWLFSRGALTPLNQLCPWRDSPSLLAVSSRWLPRPAISSESLADQEWGLPSHWGACPLPPGLLLPGYLGPQIRLWRRCYLRGRPEVQMGLSAPTISGLQAELAHLQELLRKWTPRISPEDHSKKRNPNTIMSQSR; this is encoded by the exons GAGACTCCCCTGAGCAGTGAGTATGATTTTTCCCTGGCCAACATTGGGCGATTAGAGGCTG TGAATGGCCTGTCCCGAGTCCAGCTCCTCCGTCCAGGGTCCCTGCTTAAATTTATCCCTGAGGAGATTCTGATTCATGGCCAAGACTTCCGGCTACTCAGAGTTGGTTTTGAGGCTGGAGGACTAGAGCCACAGGCCTTTCAG TCTGAGACAAAGGATGGGATGTCCTTTCTTCTACAGGTGACCATGGCCATTGTCCAAGCCAGAGCTCAGAACAGTCAAGCCCAACAGTATGCAGGGATAACCCTGAGCAAGGCTG GCCAGAGTTCTGGTTCCAGAAAACCACCTATTCCCCTCTTGGAGACATCAGAAGACTGGGAGATTGAGCGAAAAAAgcagggggccaggggctggagggtcaGCACTGTCAACGAGAGGTTCGACGTAGCCACCAG CCTCCCCCGTTACTTCTGGGTCCCTAACCGAACTCTGGACAGTGAGGTCAGGAGAGCATTTGGCCACTTCCATCAGAGCCGTGGACCG CGCCTGTCCTGGCATCACCCTGGGGGTAGTGATCTTCTCCGCTGTGGTGGCTTCTATACAGCCAGTGACCCCAACAAGGATGATATCAG AGTAGTGGAGTCGATGTTCCAGGCTGGGCATTCAGACATTGTCCTGGTAGACACTATGGATGAGCTCCCCAGTCTTGCAGACGTCCAACTTGCCCACCTGAGGCTGAGGGCCCTCTGCCTGCCTG ATTCATCTGTGGCTGAGGATAAATGGCTCTCAGCTCTGGATGGAACACGATGGTTGGACTACGTCAG GTCTTGTCTTCGAAAGGCTAGTGACATCTCAGTCTTAGTGACATCCAGGGTTCGCTCTGTAGTACTTCAAG AGCGCGGTGATCGTGATTTCAATGGCCTCCTCTCTTCACTCGTCCAGCTGCTTTCAGCCCCTGAAGCCCGGACACTGCTTGGCTTCCAATCACTAGTGCAGCGAGAGTGGGTGGCAGCTGGACATCCTTTCCTGACCCGACTTGGGGGAACTGGGGCCAGTGAAGAG GCCCCAGTGTTTCTCCTCTTCCTTGATTGCGTCTGGCAGCTCCTCCAGCAGTCTCCAGCTGAGTTTGAATTCTCTGAGTTCTTCCTTCTTGCTCTTCATGACAGCGTCAGGGTTCCTGACACCCTTACATTCTTGAGAGACACTCCCTGGGAGCGTGGAAAGCAGAGTGGACAG TTCAACACCTATACACAAGTCTATACTGCAGGGtactcccagcccccagctgggAACTCTGTTAACCCACAGCTATCTGTCTGGGACTGGGACTTACGCTACAGCAAGGAACAGATACTACAGTTCCATAATCTTGGCTATGACCCAGAACACTGCCCAGATTCATGGCTCCCTAGACAGCAG CCAAGCTTCATGGTTCCTGGGCCCCCCAGTTCCGTGTGGCTCTTCTCTAGAGGGGCCCTGACCCCCCTGAATCAGCTCTGTCCTTGGCGGGACAGTCCCTCCCTGCTGGCAGTCTCTTCTCGTTGGCTCCCTCGACCTGCTATCTCCTCTGAAAGCCTGGCTGATCAGGAGTGGGGGCTCCCCTCACATTGGGGAGCTTGCCCTTTAcccccagggctgctgctgcctGGATATCTGGGACCCCAAATCAGGCTCTGGAGACGCTGCTACCTGAGGGGAAGGCCTGAGGTCCag ATGGGACTCTCAGCTCCCACGATCTCTGGCCTTCAGGCTGAGCTAGCCCATCTTCAGGAGTTATTAAGGAAATGGACACCAAGAATATCTCCTGAGGATCACTccaagaaaagaaatccaaataccATTATGTCCCAGTCCCGTTGA